The following are encoded in a window of Rosa chinensis cultivar Old Blush chromosome 4, RchiOBHm-V2, whole genome shotgun sequence genomic DNA:
- the LOC112199653 gene encoding LOW QUALITY PROTEIN: LEAF RUST 10 DISEASE-RESISTANCE LOCUS RECEPTOR-LIKE PROTEIN KINASE-like 1.1 (The sequence of the model RefSeq protein was modified relative to this genomic sequence to represent the inferred CDS: deleted 1 base in 1 codon), with translation HPFNLGKLKDGREVAVKRLHEHNYKREEQFMNEIEIITRLCHKNLVTLYGCTSRRSRELLLVYEYIPNGTVADHLHGDLAHRGLLIWPIRMSIAIETAYALSHFHASDILHRDVKTSNILLDNNLCVKVADFGLSRIFPLDITHVSTAPPGSPGYVDPQYHQCYQLTSKSDVYSFGVVLIELITSMPAVDITRQRDEINLSNLDINKIRKGLYNELLDSSLGFESDNEVKRMTIAVAELAFQCLQQDNNMRPTMSEVLETLKLIESRNNVPESLRGAFEDAGMRTIQPSPSPKSVTQKWRSTVSTASNTSC, from the exons CATCCATTTAATTTAGGCAAACTCAAAGATGGCCGAGAAGTTGCAGTCAAGCGCTTACACGAACACAACTACAAACGAGAGGAACAGtttatgaatgaaattgaaattaTCACCCGCCTGTGCCACAAAAATTTAGTCACTCTTTATGGCTGCACTTCACGCCGCAGCCGTGAGCTCCTCCTTGTGTATGAATACATTCCCAATGGCACTGTTGCTGATCATCTCCATGGTGACCTAGCACACCGTGGTTTACTCATTTGGCCTATTCGTATGAGCATTGCCATAGAAACTGCCTATGCATTGTCTCACTTCCATGCTTCTGATATCTTGCATCGTGATGTGAAGACTAGCAACATTCTCCTTGATAACAATTTGTGTGTAAAAGTTGCAGATTTTGGGCTCTCCCGGATTTTCCCCCTTGACATCACTCATGTCTCAACTGCTCCACCAGGGTCCCCTGGTTATGTTGACCCACAGTATCATCAATGTTACCAGCTAACTAGTAAGAGTGATGTTTATAGTTTTGGGGTTGTACTCATTGAGCTTATAACGTCTATGCCAGCAGTTGATATAACTAGGCAGCGGGATGAGATCAATTTATCTAACTTAGACATAAACAAGATTCGAAAAGGATTATACAATGAGCTGTTAGATTCATCTCTTGGGTTTGAGTCAGATAATGAAGTGAAAAGGATGACAATTGCAGTAGCAGAGTTGGCATTTCAATGTTTGCAGCAGGACAACAACATGAGGCCT ACCATGTCTGAGGTTTTGGAGACTTTGAAGCTAATTGAAAGCAGGAACAATGTTCCAGAGAGTTTAAGGGGGGCATTTGAAGATGCTGGGATGAGAACTATACAGCCATCACCTTCACCTAAATCCGTGACCCAAAAATGGCGTAGCACTGTGTCTACTGCATCTAATACAAGTTGCTGA